In Zingiber officinale cultivar Zhangliang chromosome 8B, Zo_v1.1, whole genome shotgun sequence, a single genomic region encodes these proteins:
- the LOC122017147 gene encoding NADH-quinone oxidoreductase subunit B 1-like yields the protein MALLPRTARLALLSAQRAAAIPAAAPFSSAAGSYQSGSPSPAPYARPPPPSASSPTGLSKTAEYVISKVDDLMNWARRGSIWPMTFGLACCAVEMMHAGAARYDFDRFGVIFRPSPRQSDCMIVAGTLTNKMAPALRKVYDQMPEPRWVISMGSCANGGGYYHYSYSVVRGCDRIVPVDIYVPGCPPTAEALLYGVLQLQKKINRRKDFLVWWTK from the exons ATGGCTCTCCTCCCTCGGACCGCCCGCCTCGCCCTACTCTCCGCCCAAAGGGCGGCCGCGATCCCTGCAGCTGCCCCTTTCTCCTCCGCCGCCGGATCCTACCAGTCGGGTTCGCCCTCCCCTGCGCCGTATGCTCGGCCGCCTCCCCCTTCGGCGTCATCGCCGACGGGACTCTCGAAGACGGCGGAGTACGTGATCTCGAAGGTGGACGATCTGATGAACTGGGCCCGCCGTGGGTCCATCTGGCCGATGACCTTCGGGCTCGCCTGCTGCGCGGTGGAGATGATGCATGCCGGCGCCGCGCGCTATGATTTCGATCGCTTCGGTGTCATTTTTCGTCCGAGCCCTCGCCAATCTGACTGCATGATCGTCGCGGGAACACTCACCAACAAGATGGCACCAGCTCTTCGCAA GGTTTATGATCAGATGCCTGAACCTCGATGGGTTATCTCCATGGGCAGCTGCGCTAATGGCGGAGGCTACTATCACTACTCATACTCTGTTGTTCGCGGCTGCGACAGGATCGTCCCTGTTGACATCTACGTCCCTGGATGCCCTCCCACTGCTGAGGCACTGCTCTATGGCGTCCTTCAGCTCCAGAAGAAGATTAACAGGCGCAAGGATTTCCTTGTCTGGTGGACCAAGTAG